TATTGGCGGGGAAAGCCTTTATGGCAACCATCCTGACGATATCACGTATCGCTTTCAACGGGTGACGCCCATGGAAGTGTCCCCACATGACCCCAACGTGGTCTATTACGGCTCCCAATACTTGCACAAAACGACCGATGGGGGCAAAAACTGGGAAAGGATATCCGGGGATTTGACCGAAAACAAGCCCGAGTATCGGATGCGAAGCGGTGGCCCTATAGATGAAGATATCTCTGGGGAGGAATATTATGCCGTGCTTTACGCCATACAGGAATCACCGATAAAAAAGGGTTTGATTTGGACCGGTTCCAACGATGGGCTGATCCATGTTACCAAAGATGGTGGTGCAACTTGGAGCAATGTAACCCCCAGTATTCCAAGTGGCGGACGTGTTCAACATCTGGAAGCATCCCCCCACGACCCTGCCAAATGTTACGCCGCAATCAACAGGGATTACCTTGGGGACGAGCAAACGTATTTTCTAAAAACCGAAGATTACGGCAACACCTGGCAGCGTACTGATCAAGGTATTTCCAAGGGCCATGTTGCGAGGGTACTCCGTGAAGACCCCGATAGGGAAGGACTGCTATATGCAGGGACAGAATTTGGCCTGTACCTTTCCTTTGATGATGGTGCACATTGGCAGTCCTTTCAACGAAATTTGCCCATAGTACCCGTTACCGATATACAGGTCTTTCGTAAGAACTTGGTTTTATCCACTTTAGGCAGGTCGTTTTGGGTTTTGGAGGATATTAGCCCTTTGCATCACTATGGTCCGGAGGAAAGGCCAAAACTTCATGTGTTTCAACCAAAACCAAATCATGAATCCAATCAAAACATCTATTTTACCTTACCGGAAAAAGTAACCGATACCATGGTGAAATTTCAGTTTTCCAAAGATGGGCAACCGGTGCATACCAAAGAGCTAAAAGTGACCAGGCTTCCCAAAGATGAATTGGGCATACGAAGAACGGAATGGGATTTTAGATGGTACTTCAAAAGAAAAGGGGAAAAGGACTTTTTGGGGCCCAGGGTATCCCCAGGAGAATACGATTTGAAGATTTTTTTCGGGCAGGACAGTGTTCGCACCACAATCCATTATGGACTACATCCGGAATTAAAAGAAAGCGGTGTAACCCTAAAAGACCTGCAGGAACAGGAAAAGCTTTCACTAAAGGTTACCCAATTATACTTATCAATTGCCCACAAAGTAAAAATGCTTGAAGAACAATTGGAAGAGGCAACAAACAAAAAAAGAAAAGAAGGGTTACGAAAGCGCCTGACCCTTTTGAAAAAGGGCCCCAAGCGATATGATAGGCCCATGTTGCTGGACCATGTGAAATACCTCATGGAAATGTGTTCCGAGGAGCAACAACCTTTAGGTCGTGATGCTTTCGATAGGTTCAGGCAATTACAATCGGAATGGGAAAGGATACAATGATTCGATTTAATATTCTTGGAAGAACGTCAAATTTCGGGCGTAATTCTTTAGTGTATTTTGCTGACTTTGGCAGCATTTTGGTCCACTGGTCAACTCGGCCGCTTTCTTGGGGGTAAGAGTCCTCCAAAATCGCAACTTTGGAGTACCCTTTTATACCTCCCCACCTACCCTAAAACCATGGTCCGGAAAAAAGGGCCACAGACCATATAATTAGCGTGAGTTCGATATAAGAAAATTACGTCATTTTGAGTGTTTTTGCAATAGCAAAAATGTATCGAAAAACCTGCCTTGCCGGCGAGGCAGGCAAGTAATTTTCTTGCAAAATCCTAATTTTGATACAATTTTTCTTCATTTCACTACGAAAAACCACTCAATTTGACGGATTTTGGCTGATAAAAAATAATAGCGAACTCACGTTATATTATCAAATTCATTTTTCCTCTTCGGATGAATCAAAAAAGCATATTTTTTTGACCCAATTATTGCGATTTCAACAAAAAGACAGTCAATTTCACGAAAACTTACGAAATCGTTTTCGTACAATTTTCGTAAATGACAAGAATATTATTTAACCAGCTGATATTCAAAACCTTAAAACGAATTTAGTGGTGCTCAACCTCAACGGGGTACCACCGCTTGGAGGCGCCCCAAACTGTTAAAATGTCTTAAAAGGGACTCCCTATCAAATACTTTTAGAGGGCTAAATAGGAGTGGCCAACACCTCCTTTTGCGAACAACTCAAACGTGTAAATAATCAAATAACCTTTAAGTATGAGCACAAAACATTTTGGCCTTGCCATCCTGCTCTTAACCACGGTATGGGGTCTAAAAGCCCAAACCATTACCGGAAATGTCAGGGATGTAAGTGGGCCGCTGCCGGGGGCAACGGTTTTGGAGAAGGGAACCCAAAATGGAACCCAAACGGATTTCGATGGAAATTTTATTCTGGAGGTGTCGGACGCCAATGCCATTCTGGTAGTAAGCTATATTGGATATGCTCCACAGGAAATTCCATTGAACGGGAGCAATGAACTGAACATCGTTTTGGCAGAGGATGCCCAAAGCCTGGATGAGGTCGTTATTGTTGGTTATGGCCAAACACAGAACAAACGATTGGTCACCACGGCCGTGGCAACGGTAAAATCCGAAACCATCAAACAACTGCCCATATCCCAGGCGGAAGCTGCCCTACAGGGAACAATTCCCGGGGTGGTCGTCCAGCAAAACTCCGGATCTCCCGGATCGCCCCAAACCGTAAGGGTAAGAGGAATCGGCACACCGAACAATTCCAATCCGCTCTTTATTGTGGATGGTATCCAGGTTCCCGACCTGAGTTTCCTGAATCCCAACGATATCGTATCCCAAACCGTATTGAAGGATGCCGCTTCCACAGCAATCTATGGTTCCAGGGGAGGTAATGGCGTAATTCTGGTCGAAACATTGCGGGGACAAAAAAGGTCGATGAAACCGCAAGTGTCCATCAGTACTTTTTATGGTATTCAGAGTTTGTTCAATCAGCCCAATTTAATGAACAGAGATCAATATTTACAATACTACAATCAAGGGGTTGCCGCTGTAAATGGAAATACGGCCCCAGGATTTAGGGGTGCATTTACCGATGCGGAAAGGGCCCTATTGCCCGATACGGACTGGTATGATGTTGTTTTTGATGATGCCCCGGTCCAAAATGCCTATGGTTCGGTGGTAGGTGGGACCGAAAACCTTTCCTATTCCCTATCCGGAGGCTTTTTTGACCAGGAAGGTATTTTAGGCGGTGAAGGAAAGTCCGAATTTAAACGAAGGAACATCAGGGGTTCGATCAGTATCGATCTGACCGATAAAATAACATTGGATGCTTCCGCACAATATCAGTTTTCCAACCGTTTTACCATTCCACAGAATACGGGTGGTGCCGGAGTTGGTATTAGTAGCTTTATCAATGGTCTACCCCCTATTTATCCTGTATTTGATGAGAACGGTAACTTTTTCAATCCTTTCGGTAACCCGGTTGCCAATGGGGTTCCCATAAACAGTTTGGGTGCCGTTACCAATCCCTTGTTTTCCATTGCGATCAGTAACAACGAAGCCATTCAGGATGCCTCCAACCTCAATCTTTCCCTAAAATACCAACTAACGGAAAATCTAAAGTTTAGGGGGTGGTATGGTTCCTTTAACAATTTTATTCTTAACCGAAGCTTTACCCCGTTATTGGTGCAGACGGATCAGCAGTTCGATACCTCTCCCTTTGTCAATTATACGGAGATAAAAAGTCGTCAGGAAAACAGGCAATGGGGTGGTTCCATGGAATACGATTTTGGTAAGTTCCTGAAAGACGACCATAACCTAAATCTCCTTCTGGGATATGAAGCTGTGGAAACTACCTTTATTGGAGGTGATATTATCAACGACACCGGATCTTTTCTAACCAATGATTTTGATAAGGTCAATTTTGCCCTTTCTGAGGATATTACGGATGCCACCGTGGTACCCGGAACCACCTTTCCCAGAAATATTGAATCGTTTTTTGGAAAAATAGATTACAATTTTAAAGAGAAATATCTGTTCAGTGCGGTGCTGCGAAGGGATAAATCCTCCAGTTTTGGTCCAGACAACAGAGTAGGTTGGTTTCCGGCAGTATCAGCGGGATGGGTAATCTCGGAAGAAGATTTTTTGAGGAATTCAAGGGCGATTACCTTATTGAAGTTAAGGGGAGCCTGGGGAATAAGCGGTAATGACCAATCCTCCTCTCCATTCGCTTACGCGGCAACGGTCAATACACAGGCCGGATATGCGGGACAGCCGGGCATCGCCCTTACCAGTCTTTCCAACCCCGTATTAGGATGGGAGGAATTGACACAGTTCAATGTTGGTCTGGACATCAACGCCTTGGAGAACAAGCTGGGCATTACACTGGACTATTATATTAAGGAGACCTCCGATATTTTATTGGGAGCGACCACTCCATTGACCTCCGGATTGAATCCAGCGATTGAAAACACAGGTTCGGTGGAGAACCGCGGGTTTGAAGTTCTCGTTTCCTATCGCGAGAATTACGAAAGCGGATTCGGATGGAACATCGGTGCCAATTTGGGTTTCAACAAAAATGAAGTTACCGATCTTGGGGAAACCTCTTTCATCCCAGGGGCCCAATTGACTCCATTGTTCAACGATTTTGCCACAAGGACACAGGTGGGGGATCCCATAGCCAGTTTTTATGGTTTTGTCGTGGAAGGTGTGGATGCGCAGGGGAACTTGATTTTTGCCGATCTGGACAACAGTGGAAACAATCAATTGACCCCGGACGAAGGTGACAAGACCATTATAGGGGACCCCAATCCGGATGCCACCGTTGGTTTCACACTGGGAATGAACTATAAGGGTTTTGATTTTTCCGCTTTTATGTCGGGTACTTTGGGCAACGATATCTTTGATGCCACCATTAGATATGATGCATTGGGCACCAATAGGCCTGCTGCTTACGTTACGGAACCGGGAGCCCCTAGAAACATTGTGGTCAGTACCGCCCCGAACGGGGAACAGTTGATTTCGGACTTTCACGTTCAGGATGGCAGTTTCCTAAAAATGAAAAACGTATCCCTGGGGTATAGCCTGCCCGATGATGTCATCGAACAGATTGGATTGCGGCGATTGCGGCTCTATGTTTCCGGTCAGAACCTCTTTGTCTTGACCGGTTATAATGGCATCGATCCAGAGATTGGCCAAAACAATACCGGGTCGCCATTGAACATTGGTATCGATCAGGGCTTTTTCCCACAAGCCAGGCAGTTTATCCTTGGTCTTAACATTGATTTTTAATCCTCCTAACTCAAAAAATAATCGTGATGTATATAAACAGATTAATTCTTATAGGCGTCGTAGTTATGTTCGCTTCCTGTGCGGAAATAGATGATTTGGAACCCGTAACCGAAATCAATGCGGATACCGCCTTTACTACCGAAGAGAATGTGGTAGCCAGTCTAAACGCTGCCTATGATCCTTTGCAGTGGCAATCGGTGCTTGGGCAGAATACCTTTCCCCTACTGTCGCAAGGGGTAAGGGCGGACGACCTTCATTCCCAATCTGCCAGTTTTTGGGCCATTGGGGCACAATGGGATCAGTTTAGCACCATAGTCCCTTCCTTACCGTCCGTGGCCGCCCTTTGGAGCAAATGGTATCGCGCGGTTGGCAGGGCCAACTTTACCATAGAACTCGCTGGGAATTTTGACAACTATAAAACCGATGGGCTACAACAACAAATCATCGGGGAAGCAAGATTTTTAAGGGGCCTGTATTATTTTGAACTGGTACGCCTATGGGGAGGTGTCCCTTTGTTCGAAGAGGCTATTACTTCTTCTGAACAGGAGATTTTTAAAGCGCGCTCCACAGCGGCGGAAGTATATGCCTTTATCGAAGCAGATTTACAAGCAGCAGCCGATTTGCTCCCCGAAGGGGGCGCGGAACGGGTTCAGGGCTCCGCTACTTCTGGAGCTGCCTTGGGACTTTTGACAAAAGTGTATCTGTATCAACAGAAATGGCCCGAAGCCGTAGCGAGCGCGGAACAGGTTATCAATCAGGGAGTGTACAGTTTGGAAGAGGATTTTAGGAACAATTTTTTACAGACTACGGAATTTGGACGGGAATCGCTGTTCGAAATCAATTATAAAGATGGTCTTTTTGCCGGGGGATTCGTCAATACCAATCAACAACAGGAAGGCTCAGCCATGTGGCGATGGTCGTTCCCCTTTCTTTCGGGAGCCTATCCTTCATTCAACAATTTTATTCCCAGACAAGATTTGGTCGATTTTTTTGATGACAGCGATCAGCGAAAGGAAGCCACTTTTTTGTTACCCGGTCAAGTGTTGAATTCACCAGGGTTGGCCGCTTTGGGGTTTGACCCGGTCCCGGACAATTTTGGGTATGCCATAGGCGTGAACACTGGGGCAAAAAAATACTTTTTGACTTTTGAGGAAGTGCAGGAACTATTGAATGTAGAGGGATCTCCCCTCAACGAGAAGATATTGCGATATGCGGAGGTGTTGTTGATGCACGCAGAAGCTTCCCTAATGGGGGGAGGTGGTAATGGCCAGGCATCCTTCCAGCAAGTCATCGATCGGGCCTATGGACCAGGCAATCCGGCAGCCCCAAGCTATACCCTTCAAGGGGTTCGTGATGAGCGCCGCAGGGAACTGGCCACCGAAGGATGGAACCGTTTCACGGATTTGGTCCGTTGGGAGATTTTGGATGGCGGCGGTGTTATCGGGCCTGCGCTCCAGGCCATAGGAAAAACCGATTTTTCATCGCCCCGCGATTTACTGTTGCCCATTCCGCAACAGGAAATAGATATCTATCCAGAAGGATTGCTGGAGCAAAATCCGGGCTATTGATATGAGGACTAAAAACAGGAAAGGATACATGAAACGAGCCATTACGATGACATGGATACGCAACGGAATGTTAACTGGCGAATTCCATCTGACCGTTAAGAAACAATAAATAGTAACAGATGAAAACAAATACGAACACCATACGGACGCTGGAGGGCTGGCTATTTGCAATTTTGACCCTCATCACCTTCATTTCTTGCGAGGAAGAAAAGTTTTTTGACGATTTGGACAACGTTTTACCCTCCTATGTCGACGGCATTCAAAACCTGGACGAAGAAGGGATTGATTGTGGCGGGGGCTCAGGCGTGGCCTGTCCTTCATGTAGCGATGGCATACAAAATCAGGGGGAAGAAGGGATCGATTGTGGTGGCCCTTGCGAGGCTTGTATTCCCACGCCTAGGGCAGACGAATTGCAAAACACCACCTCCCCTTATTTCTTTACGTTTGAAGCAAACGACGCCGCGTCGGGCAGGAACCTGCTTCCCTTGCCCCAGGATGCTCAAGGCGTTACCTTCAATTTGGGAGCTGCGGACCCTGCCGGAGGGGACGGATTGGTGGGACAAATCCTAAGACCGGAAAACGGACCCTTTGGTGGCTTTGAGGACTTTAAGTTCCAACCACAACCGGGTCCTATCGACTTTTCTTCCTTCAATAAGTTTACCATGGAGGTATATATCCCTTCCAGCAATGATTTTTCCGGAAACCTTGAGCCCCTGGTTGAAGTTATCCTGCACGACAATATCGATGGGAACTTTTTTCAACGATGGACAATTTTACCCCTGACTGTGGAGGAATCCGATTTTGATTCCTGGGTTACCTTGCGGTTCGATGGAACCAATGCCGTTTCGGCCAATGATGGTACCCTTTTAAGTGATAATGCCACCTATGATAATATCACCTTGCGCTTTGGGGGTAGCGGCCATACGGAAGCCGGGGAATTTTTTGTTCGTGATCTGCAGACCGTCACCTCTTTTATTGCCGAGGGAACACCCAGGGCCGATGCACTGTCCGGTTCGGGACTCCCCTTCTTCTATACCTTTGAGACCGGTGATGCCGACTCCGGACTTCATCTGTTACCGCGTCCTACCGAACAACAAGGTGTGGTTCCTACCTATCGGGTTTCCGATCCTGCGGGAAGTACCGACGCCGTGACCCGTATCCTTAGACCGGAAAATGGACCCTTTGGCGGTTTTGAGGACTTTAAGTTCCAACCGCAACCGGAAACCATCGATTTTTCCGTGTACCACAAATTCAGGTTGGATGTGTACATTCCTTCGACCAACGATTTTTCCGGAAACCTGGAACCTTTGGTAGAATTGATCTTACATGATAATGTCGATGGTAATTTCTTTCAGCGATGGACCATTATTGCGGTCACGATAGACCCTTCGGATTTTGATAGCTGGGTAACCGTAGAATTTGATGGTACCACCGCATTATCAGCTGCGGACGGCACCACACTGCTCCCCGATAACGATACCTATGACAATTACACCTTGCGTTTAGGTGGTTTTGGCCATGTGGAGCAAGGCGAGTTTTACATCCGGGACTTTGTACCAATAATGGACTAAGGGATTGTGGCAAACCTTTGGAAAAAACAACATAATCCAGTGATTACCCAGAGGGAAAACTGGATAGGACAATGTAGTTTTAAGTTAGGGCCTGTTAACACTAAACGAAAATCATGGATTTTTTGATGATTTTTACGGATTTTGAGGCGGTTTTTGATAAACGTAGCGAGCTACGTGTCCAAAAACGAACGAAGAAATACGGAAAAAGGGCGAAAAATCCACTTTCAGGCTTAGTGTTAACAGGCCCTAGTCAATTTTTCTTTGGAATTAAGGAGAAGACACCTTTTGATATGCTTCTCCTTAATTTTTGAAAACGTATTCCACGGGAAGATGGTGATTCCCCTACAAACCGTAAAAAAGCTATAAGTTGAACAGATTGGTTTATTTTTTTATCTGGCTTGTATTCATACAGTGTTCGTCCAATGGGTCCACTGAACCCATAGTACTGGAGGCTTCCTGTTTTGATAATGTCCAGAATGGTGATGAGACCGGTGTGGACTGTGGCGGAAGCTGTTCCCAGGCATGTGAACCTGCGGAACCTGTTGGGATTCCGACCACAGGATATTCGACACCTATGGAATACTCTGGTCATACGTTGGTGTGGTCCGATGAATTTGATGGAAATGGACTGGATACGGCCAAGTGGGGCTTTCATTTGGGCGATGGATGTCCTGGCCTATGCAACTGGGGAAACAATGAAGAGCAGTATTTTACCAATACTTCAGATAACATCCATTTGGAACAGGGGAATCTCATCATTACGGCAATCGATCAATTCGCATCGGGAAAAAACTATACCTCATCCAGAATACATACGGATGATTCCTTTGAATTTCAGTTTGGACGGGTGGATATCCGAGCAAGTATGCCTTCGGCGCCAGGGACTTGGGTAGCGCTTTTTATGCTCAACAAGGAGTATACGATAACAAATCCCGATGCCTACTGGCCCAGTGGTGGGGAAATTGACATTATGGAGTACCTGGGGGAAGACACCCATAACATTTTGGGAACGGCACACTATGGAACGGATTTTCCGGCAAACCATTATTTTGATTCGGTTGATTTTTCTTCATTGAATGGGCTTGCCTTTGATGAGGCATACTATGTTTTTTCCATTGTTTGGGAGGAAGATCGTATCATCTGGTTGGTCAATGATATTGCTTATCATAGCCTATTGCCCGAAACAACAGGGGGCAATGGACAGCCCTATCCATTTAATGATGCGTTCTATTTTGTCTTTGCCCTGTCCGTAGGAGGTAATTTGCCCAGTGCATCCCCCTCTCCTGCTGATTTTCCCGATTCTTTGATCATAGATTATGTGAGGGTTTTTCAAAAGGATTGAGAAAAAGGAATAGACGTTAAGCAATGGGTCGGTATTGGTGTGATAAACATAATCGCCAAAGGCCCTAAAAAAATTGAAAATGAGTAATAGGATTGGCTGGGAGGGTAGCTGCCGATCTAGAACAGATAACCCATAGGAATGTATTTTATAGGATTGGACATAGGCAGTTCGTCGGTTAAGGTGGCCCTTGTGGAGCAGGACACGGGAAAATGTATTGGGGTGGTATTGGAACCCGAGGAGGAAATGTCCATGTATGCCCAGCAAAAGGGCTGGGCAGAACAAAAACCGCAGGATTGGTGGGCCTGTGTTTGCCAGGGCATCAAAAAAATCAAACAGGCCCATACCATTTCCAAAAACGATATTGTCGGTATTGGAATCTCCTATCAAATGCACGGATTGGTGGTCGTGGATGCCCAGGGCGACCCTTTGCGTAAATCCATCATTTGGTGTGATAGCAGGGCAGTGGACATTGGAAATAGGGCATTCCGGGGAATAGGGGAAGATTATTGCAAAAATCATCTCTTGAATTCCCCGGCAAATTTTACCCTGTCCAAACTCAAGTGGGTCCAGGAAAACGAACCTGAGACCTTTGCCAAGATCCATAAATTCATGCTACCGGGAGATTATATTGCCTATTGCCTGTCAGGAACCATCAACACCACGGTCCCAGGTCTTTCCGAAGCGATCCTTTGGGATTTTAAGGCCAAAAAAGTCTCCTCCCAGGTGTTGGATTACTTTCAAATTGACCGGGCGCTACTCCCCGAAGTCGTGGAAACTTTTTCACAGCAGTCCACGGTCTCCAAAGAAGGTGCCCTGGAAAGCGGACTACTGGAAGGAACCCCAATCCTATACCGGGCCGGGGATCAACCCAACAACGCACTTTCACTCAATGTTTTCCATCCGGGCGAGGTGGCCGCCACTGGTGGAACCTCCGGGGTGGTTTATGCCGTGACCGACAATCTTGTGGTTAACGAGTACGAAAGGGTGAACAATTTTGCACATGTGAACTATGGGAAAAACGGTGTACACCACATCGGAAAACTCCTCTGCATCAATGGTGCCGGTATTCAATACCGTTGGTTGATGAACAATCTTTCGGTAGCGTCCTATGAAGAAATGAACCAATTGGCCGCTGAGGTGGAGGTGGGATCGGATGGGGTCTGCCTGATTCCCTTCGGAAATGGTGCCGAACGAATGTTAGGGAACAAAGATGTGGGAACACGCCTTGTGAATGTGGACCTCAACAGGCATTCCAAGGCACAGCTGTGCAGGGCAGCGTTGGAGGGCATCGCCTTTTCGTTTGTCTACGGTATTGAGATCATGAAAAGGGATGGCATTGCCACCAAGTGCATTCGTGCTGGAAACGACAATCTGTTCCGTTCCGAGATTTTTGCGAACACCATAGCTACCTTAATCGGGAAAGAAATCGAAATCTACAATACCACGGGTGCCGTGGGAGCGGCCAGGGCATGTATCCTGGCCAATGGAAATTATTCGGAATTTGAATCGTACATGAAAAATGACCATGTCATGACCTTTATGCCCTTTAGGGACAAAACTCCCTATCAAAGCGCATATGAAAACTGGAAAAAAGAACTCGAATTAATCATAGATAACTAGTATTTTAAAGATGATACTTTTAGGAGAAAAGGAATTTTTTAAGAGAATCGGTAAGATCACCTATGAAGGCAGGGATTCAGACAATCCAATGGCCTTTAAGTTTTACAATCCGGAACAAAAAGTGGCGGGCAAGACCATGAGGGAGCATTTTAAATTTGCTATGGCCTATTGGCATACCCTCTGCGGAACGGGAGCCGATCCCTTTGGTCCGGGGACAAAGCAATTTCCCTGGGCCACCTCGTCAGACCCAATGGAAGCTGCCAGGGACAAGGCCGATGCCGCTTTTGAATTCGCTACCAAAATGGGTTTTGGTTATTATTGTTTCCATGACTTTGATTTGGTGGATGAAGCAGGGACTTTGGCAGAATCCGAGAAACGAATCCACAAGATCGTGGATTATCTGAAGCAAAAACAAGCTGCTTCCGGAGTAAAACTGCTTTGGGGTACTGCCAATTGCTTTTCCAACCCGCGATATATGAACGGGGCGGCGTCAAATCCCGATTTTAATGTGGTGGCCCATGCCGGGGCACAGGTAAAAATCGCCCTGGATGCCACCATAGCCCTCAATGGTGAAAACTATGTGTTCTGGGGCGGCCGTGAAGGCTATATGTCCCTTTTGAACACCAATATGAAACTGGAACAGGAGAATATTGGCCGCTTTTTGAACATGGCAAAGGACTATGCCAGGAGCCAGGGTTTTAAGGGGACCTTCTTTATTGAACCCAAACCCATGGAACCCACAAAGCATCAATATGATTTTGATGCCGCGACCTCCATAAATTCGATTCGTGAATACGGACTGGAAAATGATTTTAAATTGAATATCGAGGTAAACCATGCGACCCTGGCGCAACACACCTTCCAACATGAACTGCAGGTTGCTGCAAATGCGGGGATGCTGGGCAGCATAGATGCGAACCGTGGTGATTACCAAAACGGCTGGGATACAGATCAGTTTCCGAATAATTTCATGGAAACGGCCGAAGCTATGCTCGTGTTCTTAAAAGCGGGTGGCTTACAAGGGGGAGGAATCAATTTTGATGCGAAGACCCGTAGGAATTCAACCGATTTGGAGGATATCTTTTTGGCGCATATTGGCGGGGCGGACACTTTCGCCAGGGGACTATTGATTGCCGATGCCTTAATCAAAAAATCGAACTACGAAGTATTGCTGGAGAAACGTTATGCATCGTTCACCTCGGGCAAAGGATTGGATTTTGTACGCGATGCCCTGTCCTTGAACGATTTATATGATTATGCCAAAGTGACGGGAGCGCCGGAACAGATCAGTGGAAAGCAGGAACTGTTTGAAAATATTTTAAATCAATATTGTTAGGACCATCCATGGAATCCAAGTGGAAAACAGCAAATTGATGGGTTTTAGGCGCCCATTTGGACGCGAGCAACCAAAGCCTATCCCCAATGGATTGTAGGAGCATTGGCATATGTTACTGGATGATATTCGAATTATGAAACGAACATGAATTTTTTTAATCAAAAATTCACACAGTGATAACGATTAAAATAAATTCATGTGAGAACGAGTGCAACAAGTGGTCGCATGAGTTCTTGAATTTTTAAATATCTTATTTATAGGTGATTAAAAATTTTAAACACATGAAAAACGCTTCTAAAAAAACTTGGTTTTTAGCATTGGTGGTTTCCTTGGGCGGATTCCTTTATGGGTTTGATGCAGCCATCATTTCAGGGGTAATGAACTTTGTGACGCCTGAATTCAACCTCAACACCACGCAGCAGGGTTGGGTTCCCAGTTCGCCCTTGTTTGCGGCCATGTTTGCCATGCTCATTTCCGGAAGGGTAAGCGACCTCGTTGGGCGGAAGAAAATGTTATTAATTGTT
The sequence above is a segment of the Muricauda sp. SCSIO 64092 genome. Coding sequences within it:
- a CDS encoding xylulokinase; protein product: MYFIGLDIGSSSVKVALVEQDTGKCIGVVLEPEEEMSMYAQQKGWAEQKPQDWWACVCQGIKKIKQAHTISKNDIVGIGISYQMHGLVVVDAQGDPLRKSIIWCDSRAVDIGNRAFRGIGEDYCKNHLLNSPANFTLSKLKWVQENEPETFAKIHKFMLPGDYIAYCLSGTINTTVPGLSEAILWDFKAKKVSSQVLDYFQIDRALLPEVVETFSQQSTVSKEGALESGLLEGTPILYRAGDQPNNALSLNVFHPGEVAATGGTSGVVYAVTDNLVVNEYERVNNFAHVNYGKNGVHHIGKLLCINGAGIQYRWLMNNLSVASYEEMNQLAAEVEVGSDGVCLIPFGNGAERMLGNKDVGTRLVNVDLNRHSKAQLCRAALEGIAFSFVYGIEIMKRDGIATKCIRAGNDNLFRSEIFANTIATLIGKEIEIYNTTGAVGAARACILANGNYSEFESYMKNDHVMTFMPFRDKTPYQSAYENWKKELELIIDN
- a CDS encoding family 16 glycosylhydrolase, producing MNRLVYFFIWLVFIQCSSNGSTEPIVLEASCFDNVQNGDETGVDCGGSCSQACEPAEPVGIPTTGYSTPMEYSGHTLVWSDEFDGNGLDTAKWGFHLGDGCPGLCNWGNNEEQYFTNTSDNIHLEQGNLIITAIDQFASGKNYTSSRIHTDDSFEFQFGRVDIRASMPSAPGTWVALFMLNKEYTITNPDAYWPSGGEIDIMEYLGEDTHNILGTAHYGTDFPANHYFDSVDFSSLNGLAFDEAYYVFSIVWEEDRIIWLVNDIAYHSLLPETTGGNGQPYPFNDAFYFVFALSVGGNLPSASPSPADFPDSLIIDYVRVFQKD
- a CDS encoding RagB/SusD family nutrient uptake outer membrane protein, which produces MYINRLILIGVVVMFASCAEIDDLEPVTEINADTAFTTEENVVASLNAAYDPLQWQSVLGQNTFPLLSQGVRADDLHSQSASFWAIGAQWDQFSTIVPSLPSVAALWSKWYRAVGRANFTIELAGNFDNYKTDGLQQQIIGEARFLRGLYYFELVRLWGGVPLFEEAITSSEQEIFKARSTAAEVYAFIEADLQAAADLLPEGGAERVQGSATSGAALGLLTKVYLYQQKWPEAVASAEQVINQGVYSLEEDFRNNFLQTTEFGRESLFEINYKDGLFAGGFVNTNQQQEGSAMWRWSFPFLSGAYPSFNNFIPRQDLVDFFDDSDQRKEATFLLPGQVLNSPGLAALGFDPVPDNFGYAIGVNTGAKKYFLTFEEVQELLNVEGSPLNEKILRYAEVLLMHAEASLMGGGGNGQASFQQVIDRAYGPGNPAAPSYTLQGVRDERRRELATEGWNRFTDLVRWEILDGGGVIGPALQAIGKTDFSSPRDLLLPIPQQEIDIYPEGLLEQNPGY
- a CDS encoding SusC/RagA family TonB-linked outer membrane protein, whose amino-acid sequence is MSTKHFGLAILLLTTVWGLKAQTITGNVRDVSGPLPGATVLEKGTQNGTQTDFDGNFILEVSDANAILVVSYIGYAPQEIPLNGSNELNIVLAEDAQSLDEVVIVGYGQTQNKRLVTTAVATVKSETIKQLPISQAEAALQGTIPGVVVQQNSGSPGSPQTVRVRGIGTPNNSNPLFIVDGIQVPDLSFLNPNDIVSQTVLKDAASTAIYGSRGGNGVILVETLRGQKRSMKPQVSISTFYGIQSLFNQPNLMNRDQYLQYYNQGVAAVNGNTAPGFRGAFTDAERALLPDTDWYDVVFDDAPVQNAYGSVVGGTENLSYSLSGGFFDQEGILGGEGKSEFKRRNIRGSISIDLTDKITLDASAQYQFSNRFTIPQNTGGAGVGISSFINGLPPIYPVFDENGNFFNPFGNPVANGVPINSLGAVTNPLFSIAISNNEAIQDASNLNLSLKYQLTENLKFRGWYGSFNNFILNRSFTPLLVQTDQQFDTSPFVNYTEIKSRQENRQWGGSMEYDFGKFLKDDHNLNLLLGYEAVETTFIGGDIINDTGSFLTNDFDKVNFALSEDITDATVVPGTTFPRNIESFFGKIDYNFKEKYLFSAVLRRDKSSSFGPDNRVGWFPAVSAGWVISEEDFLRNSRAITLLKLRGAWGISGNDQSSSPFAYAATVNTQAGYAGQPGIALTSLSNPVLGWEELTQFNVGLDINALENKLGITLDYYIKETSDILLGATTPLTSGLNPAIENTGSVENRGFEVLVSYRENYESGFGWNIGANLGFNKNEVTDLGETSFIPGAQLTPLFNDFATRTQVGDPIASFYGFVVEGVDAQGNLIFADLDNSGNNQLTPDEGDKTIIGDPNPDATVGFTLGMNYKGFDFSAFMSGTLGNDIFDATIRYDALGTNRPAAYVTEPGAPRNIVVSTAPNGEQLISDFHVQDGSFLKMKNVSLGYSLPDDVIEQIGLRRLRLYVSGQNLFVLTGYNGIDPEIGQNNTGSPLNIGIDQGFFPQARQFILGLNIDF